A genomic region of Solanum dulcamara chromosome 2, daSolDulc1.2, whole genome shotgun sequence contains the following coding sequences:
- the LOC129870397 gene encoding peroxidase 57-like, protein MIASGYSQSKLNKLVNGKYWSSMNIINASEKMAAIFAGFFLICIILPSLASAFVDHLPEVVQADESDKNDVPIHVNNVAHFSEKEVKEALKKRAKAVHDLWEQFRDHDENAAPVEDDPTPNPVPVDPTPNPVPVNPTPNLVPVNNVPAGYPGATQAPVTMGYGGAPITPNPSDQQATVPEQPGAVQNHPTPEEIKEHRKHAGLQVGFYDETCPNAEKIIKDGMIRAFGNDSSMAAPIPRLLLHDCFVNGCDASLFLDQTPSGARIEKLATPNGPTVRGFELIDEIKAELEAECPGIVSCADLLAYLSRDAFVVSGVPHYDVPGGRRDGMESLEANVLGNLPLPDNTVDKMIDLFKKKGLNEEDLVVLIGAHSIGVAHCFSFRYRLDDPQKATMVDPRLAGVMRFTCTSPMSTVAFDTTTQYKMDSIYYKQLAGKRGLLESDELLNEDPRTKDFIQKFGDDEMGWFNKLGKAMNKLASIQVLTGDQGQIRKQCRSVN, encoded by the exons ATGATAGCCTCAGGTTATTCTCAGTCAAAACTTAATAAACTTGTAAACGGGAAATATTGGTCATCAATGAACATCATTAATGCTAGTGAAAAGATGGCAGCAATTTTTGCTGGTTTTTTTCTTATTTGCATTATCCTCCCTTCGCTAGCCTCAGCATTTGTAGATCATCTACCTGAAGTTGTCCAAGCAGACGAGTCTGATAAAAATGATGTACCGATCCATGTTAATAATGTCGCTCATTTCAGTGAAAAGGAAGTAAAGGAGGCATTGAAGAAAAGGGCAAAGGCAGTGCATGATTTGTGGGAGCAATTTCGTGATCATGACGAAAATGCTGCACCTGTAGAAGATGATCCAACACCTAACCCTGTGCCTGTTGACCCAACACCTAATCCTGTGCCTGTTAACCCAACACCTAACCTTGTGCCAGTTAACAATGTGCCTGCAGGATATCCAGGAGCAACTCAAGCGCCTGTGACAATGGGATATGGGGGTGCACCTATAACACCTAATCCATCAGACCAACAAGCAACTGTGCCTGAACAGCCAGGTGCTGTTCAGAACCACCCAACACCGGAAGAAATTAAAGAGCATCGCAAACATGCTGGATTGCAGGTGGGATTTTACGATGAAACTTGCCCGAATGCTGAGAAGATTATTAAGGATGGCATGATCAGAGCTTTTGGGAATGATTCCAGCATGGCTGCTCCAATTCCCCGTCTTCTGTTGCATGATTGCTTTGTTAAT GGATGTGATGCGTCCCTATTCTTAGACCAGACACCAAGTGGTGCAAGGATAGAGAAGCTAGCCACCCCCAATGGTCCAACAGTTAGGGGATTTGAACTCATTGACGAGATAAAGGCTGAGCTTGAGGCAGAATGCCCTGGCATAGTCTCGTGCGCTGATCTTTTGGCATACTTGTCAAGGGATGCCTTTGTTGTATCAGGTGTCCCTCACTACGACGTGCCTGGTGGACGTCGTGATGGAATGGAATCCCTTGAAGCAAATGTTCTTGGCAACCTCCCACTTCCTGATAATACAGTGGACAAGATGATTGACCTGTTTAAAAAGAAAGGCCTGAATGAAGAGGATTTGGTTGTCCTAATTGGTGCCCACTCCATTGGAGTAGCCCATTGTTTCAGCTTCCGTTACAGATTGGATGATCCACAGAAGGCTACTATGGTAGATCCAAGGCTCGCTGGAGTTATGAGATTCACATGTACCAGCCCAATGAGTACTGTGGCTTTTGATACCACCACCCAGTACAAGATGGATTCCATTTACTACAAGCAGCTGGCGGGGAAGAGAGGATTACTTGAATCAGATGAACTTTTGAATGAAGATCCCAGAACAAAGGACTTTATCCAGAAGTTTGGTGACGATGAAATGGGATGGTTCAATAAGTTGGGTAAGGCCATGAACAAGTTGGCTTCAATACAAGTGCTCACGGGAGACCAGGGACAGATCAGGAAACAATGCCGGTCTGTCAACTAA